ACCAGTGCTACAGGCAGTATTTTTTTCATATCACAATATAAGAATAATTATGGTTTTTGAATAGCTCCCTGATACAGCATTTTATCTACTCTTTTATACACCTCAGGATCATGTTTTTTAATCTTGATTTTCACATATTTGGAAGCCGGCATATTGCTTTCTTTCACCACATTATTTACAGAAACCAAAACATTGGTTTCCGGGAAATAGGTAACCGTATTCTTTTCAGGGATCTGATAGGAAACAATAATAAACAAAGGTGCAATCCTTTCTACTCCATCATCGTAGTTAAAAAGATCCACTTTTTCACCTGCTTTAAACCCTGCTTTATCAATGTCTTTTTGATTCATAAATATGACACGACGTTCATTTTTAATTCCACGATAACGATCATCTAATCCGTAAATGGTTGTATTGAATTGATCGTGAGTACGAGTCGTAGCCATCATATATTCATCGGAAGCCAGTGTATTATCCGGAATCTCCGTTAATGTAAATGGAGCGCGACCGCCAAGCTCTTTTGAAAAACTTTGTTCGTCTCTTGCTGCATTGGGAAGGTAAAACCCTCCTTTTTGTCTGACACGGACGTTATAATCTGTAAAACCGGGAATACATTGTTCAATATCATCCCTTACTGCATCATAGCTGTCATGATAACGCTGCCAGTTCACTACAGAGCGATTTCCTAAAGTTGCCATTGCCATACGACATACAATCTGAGTTTCGTTGATAAGATTCTCTGATATCGCATCCAGCATTCCTTTGGAACTCTGAACAACACCCATGGAATTTTCGGTAGTGATGATCTGTACTTCACTGTTCACAATATCTTTGTCACTTCTCCCATAAGTAGGAAGAATTAAAGCTTCTTTACCATGCACAAGGTGTCCTCTGTTCAATTTGGTAGAAACACATACGAGTAAATTAAGCTTTCTTAAAGCATTAGCAGTGTAGGTAGTATCCGGAGTTGCAGAAAGGAAATTTCCACCCATACAAAACATCACTTTTATTTTTTCTTCATGAATGGCTTTTATCGCACGTACAACATCGTACCCATGTTTGCGGGGAACTTTAAAACCGTAGAAATTTTCAAGGCGATCTAGCTGATCATCAGTCGGTTTCTCATCAATCATCATCGTTCTGTTTCCCTGAACATTGCTGTGACCGCGTACAGGACAAACTCCAGCTCCCGGTTTCCCAATACTGCCTTTCAGCAAAAGAATATTGAGTATTTCGCGAATCATATCTACTCCGTTAGGCTGCTGAGTGAGCCCCATCCCCCAACTGACAATAATCTTTTTTTTGAAAGCCATCATTTCGGCAGCCTGATGAATA
This is a stretch of genomic DNA from Chryseobacterium tructae. It encodes these proteins:
- a CDS encoding FdhF/YdeP family oxidoreductase — encoded protein: MEENNKKKVEEEIGKEPNAENPFTLLDLKLTHVEKAAAGIPAVMAAFGDLFEEKAPIRGMRALFKMNQIGGFDCPSCAWPDPDDERSVLGEYCENGAKALAEEATTKRVTPEFFKQNSVYDLAKLDDYQIGKMGRLTDPMYLAPGATHYEPISWDNAFKKIAEHFNALESPDEVAFYTSGRTSNEASFVYQLFAKEFGTNNMPDCSNMCHETSGSALRPTIGIGKGTVTLEDFYEAEVIVIIGQNPGTNAPRMMSALAKGKKNGAKIIAINPLPEAGLMGFINPQSVREILTGGVQLADLYLPVKINGDMALLKALELLLIEFEKQNPGKVFDEDFIKDKTVGYEDFMKQFDQYTLDELAELSGVSKEAIHQAAEMMAFKKKIIVSWGMGLTQQPNGVDMIREILNILLLKGSIGKPGAGVCPVRGHSNVQGNRTMMIDEKPTDDQLDRLENFYGFKVPRKHGYDVVRAIKAIHEEKIKVMFCMGGNFLSATPDTTYTANALRKLNLLVCVSTKLNRGHLVHGKEALILPTYGRSDKDIVNSEVQIITTENSMGVVQSSKGMLDAISENLINETQIVCRMAMATLGNRSVVNWQRYHDSYDAVRDDIEQCIPGFTDYNVRVRQKGGFYLPNAARDEQSFSKELGGRAPFTLTEIPDNTLASDEYMMATTRTHDQFNTTIYGLDDRYRGIKNERRVIFMNQKDIDKAGFKAGEKVDLFNYDDGVERIAPLFIIVSYQIPEKNTVTYFPETNVLVSVNNVVKESNMPASKYVKIKIKKHDPEVYKRVDKMLYQGAIQKP